The following coding sequences lie in one Candidatus Anoxymicrobium japonicum genomic window:
- a CDS encoding GTP-binding protein codes for MDRVYKIVVTGPFNSGKTTFINAISEIEVVSTERKMGRGSEKCDTTVAMDFGRITFPDGYSLHLYGTPGQARFDFMWEILSEGMLGYVVLVDGSKPSSFGEVDGIVRAFAGMSDKPCVVGLTRSDHKDCFSADEIRNNIDCLQDKDIVGCDARKLTDVKEVLLALLEKVMARAEALEQTG; via the coding sequence TTGGATAGAGTCTACAAGATAGTGGTGACTGGCCCGTTCAACTCCGGGAAGACTACTTTTATAAATGCGATAAGCGAGATTGAAGTGGTTTCCACCGAGAGAAAAATGGGGCGGGGAAGCGAAAAATGCGACACCACCGTCGCGATGGACTTTGGTCGCATCACATTTCCTGACGGGTACTCTCTCCACCTTTATGGAACGCCGGGTCAGGCGCGCTTCGACTTCATGTGGGAGATACTCTCCGAGGGAATGCTTGGCTACGTGGTTCTGGTTGATGGCAGCAAGCCGTCATCGTTTGGTGAGGTGGACGGCATAGTCAGGGCTTTTGCGGGCATGTCGGATAAGCCGTGCGTAGTGGGGCTCACGAGGTCGGACCACAAGGATTGCTTTTCAGCGGACGAGATAAGAAATAATATTGATTGTCTTCAAGACAAGGATATCGTTGGATGTGACGCGAGGAAGTTGACTGACGTCAAGGAAGTTCTACTGGCCTTGCTCGAGAAAGTGATGGCTAGGGCGGAGGCTCTGGAACAGACAGGTTGA
- the aroE gene encoding shikimate dehydrogenase, with product MRINGSTRLVGIIGNPLEHSLSPAIHNAAFDYLGLNWCYVPMLVEEGNLALAIHGMKAISFAGANVTMPFKIMVLGLLDEVAVFAESVGAVNTILADKGKFMGYNTDGRGFYTALARDLEYDVKGRKILVLGAGGASRSVTVSLALAGCSSIAIVDQLPDRSRQLVEIIRSSTPDVDVTWLSPDDNHDIVVAESDVIINATPRTISSESLRVPPSLLNKNKLVCDLNYSLSQPPLLQEAASRGARVMDGKGMLLYQAAASFEIWTGLEAPVEVMRVALLRALEETHS from the coding sequence ATGCGCATAAATGGTAGTACGCGTTTGGTAGGAATCATAGGGAACCCGCTGGAACATTCGCTTTCACCGGCTATCCATAACGCGGCATTTGATTATCTTGGCCTGAACTGGTGTTACGTGCCGATGCTCGTCGAGGAGGGGAACCTGGCCTTGGCGATCCATGGAATGAAAGCGATCTCCTTTGCCGGGGCTAACGTAACCATGCCCTTTAAGATCATGGTGCTTGGCTTGCTGGACGAAGTTGCCGTGTTTGCGGAGTCGGTAGGCGCGGTGAATACGATTCTCGCGGACAAGGGCAAGTTCATGGGCTACAACACGGATGGGCGCGGCTTTTACACCGCGCTGGCGCGGGATCTGGAATATGACGTCAAAGGCCGCAAGATCCTGGTGCTTGGCGCCGGTGGCGCGTCGCGCAGCGTCACCGTTTCGCTGGCGCTGGCGGGTTGCTCTTCCATCGCCATTGTCGACCAATTGCCCGACAGGAGCAGGCAGCTTGTGGAGATAATCCGCTCGAGTACGCCCGACGTCGACGTCACGTGGCTGTCTCCCGACGACAACCACGACATTGTTGTGGCCGAGTCCGACGTAATAATAAACGCGACGCCGCGCACGATCTCCAGCGAGTCATTGCGTGTGCCGCCGTCTTTGTTGAATAAGAACAAACTGGTCTGCGATCTCAATTATTCACTGTCCCAGCCGCCGCTGCTTCAGGAGGCGGCCTCGCGCGGGGCGCGGGTCATGGACGGGAAGGGTATGTTGCTTTACCAGGCCGCCGCCTCCTTCGAGATATGGACGGGGCTGGAAGCTCCGGTGGAAGTCATGAGAGTTGCGCTCCTGCGCGCGCTGGAAGAGACGCACAGTTAG
- a CDS encoding type II secretion system protein GspE, producing MEKPKQDRLGRLMLENNLISEDQLEEALQEHSSTGKSLGRVLIEKGVLTEGQLTSVLAEQIGIRYVDLSNYIVDPSVAALIDANFARRHILIPIDYDSDKLVVAMADPTNVFALDDLRIMTGRAIAPVVATKKDIEEAIGRYLHSDMAAQEELEDFSLDEENVIEEVEDLKEMGEEAPIVKYVNLIISEAVVDGASDVHVEPGEKDIRIRYRIDGVLREIRRSPRRIHPGIVSRLKILGSMDISERRIPQDGRFALEIEGKHIDLRVASVPTVHGEKMVLRILDSTSLLMNLSQLGISPDLLKRFTESFTKPYGTVIVTGPTGSGKTTTLYAALSELNKREVNIITVEDPVEYRLHGTNQVQVNTRVGLTFGTTLRSILRCDPDVIMIGEIRDSESAKIAIESALTGHMVLCTLHTNDAPSAITRMTEMGVEPFLIASAVDSVVSQRLARRLCVHCREETTYDAEYLEKIGFPVGDENKITVFKADPGGCFYCNNTGFRGRIGIYEVLGVDEEIEKLVVNMSTAREIGTLAREHGMVTLRGDGFSKVAQGITSIEEVLRVVM from the coding sequence ATGGAGAAGCCGAAGCAAGACCGCCTGGGGCGGCTCATGCTCGAAAACAATCTGATAAGTGAGGATCAGCTTGAAGAGGCTCTCCAGGAGCACTCGAGCACCGGCAAGTCACTTGGTCGTGTGCTCATAGAGAAAGGCGTTCTCACCGAAGGGCAGCTTACGTCAGTTCTCGCGGAGCAAATAGGCATCCGGTACGTCGACCTTTCCAACTACATCGTCGATCCTTCCGTTGCCGCGCTCATAGACGCGAATTTCGCGCGAAGGCACATACTTATTCCGATCGACTACGACAGCGACAAGCTCGTGGTGGCGATGGCGGATCCAACCAACGTGTTCGCTCTCGATGATCTGCGTATCATGACGGGCAGGGCGATCGCGCCGGTTGTGGCGACCAAGAAGGACATTGAAGAGGCGATAGGAAGGTACCTGCACTCCGACATGGCCGCCCAGGAGGAGCTTGAAGATTTCTCTCTCGACGAAGAGAACGTGATCGAGGAGGTGGAGGATCTCAAGGAGATGGGGGAGGAGGCTCCTATCGTAAAGTACGTCAACCTCATAATCAGTGAGGCTGTTGTTGACGGCGCAAGCGACGTTCATGTCGAGCCGGGGGAGAAAGACATACGCATCCGTTATCGCATAGACGGCGTGCTTCGCGAGATCCGGCGATCCCCGCGGCGCATTCACCCCGGCATAGTCTCGAGGTTAAAGATCCTTGGTAGCATGGACATATCCGAGAGGCGGATTCCGCAGGACGGCCGATTCGCGCTCGAGATAGAAGGCAAGCACATTGACCTTCGCGTGGCTTCCGTGCCAACAGTCCACGGAGAGAAGATGGTCCTCCGGATACTCGACAGCACCTCGCTCTTGATGAACCTCTCACAGTTGGGCATCTCTCCTGATCTGTTGAAGCGGTTCACGGAGTCTTTTACGAAGCCGTACGGCACCGTGATCGTCACTGGGCCTACCGGCTCCGGGAAGACGACAACGTTGTACGCGGCTCTCTCCGAACTGAACAAGCGTGAAGTTAACATCATCACGGTAGAGGATCCGGTCGAGTACCGGCTCCACGGAACGAACCAGGTGCAGGTCAACACCAGGGTGGGCCTCACGTTTGGCACGACCTTGAGGTCAATTTTGAGATGCGACCCCGACGTTATCATGATCGGTGAGATCCGAGACAGCGAGTCGGCCAAGATAGCTATCGAATCAGCGCTGACCGGTCACATGGTGCTGTGCACGCTTCACACAAACGACGCGCCTTCGGCTATAACCAGAATGACGGAGATGGGGGTCGAGCCGTTTCTTATTGCGTCGGCTGTGGACAGTGTCGTGAGCCAGAGGCTTGCCCGAAGGTTATGCGTTCACTGCAGGGAAGAGACGACATACGACGCTGAGTACCTCGAGAAGATAGGCTTTCCTGTTGGTGACGAGAACAAGATTACAGTATTTAAGGCCGATCCCGGTGGATGCTTCTACTGTAATAACACCGGCTTTCGTGGGAGGATAGGAATCTACGAGGTGCTGGGGGTTGATGAGGAAATAGAAAAACTGGTTGTCAACATGTCGACCGCGCGTGAAATCGGAACGCTGGCCAGGGAGCATGGAATGGTCACTTTGCGCGGAGATGGTTTCAGCAAGGTCGCGCAAGGTATAACCTCTATAGAAGAGGTTCTTCGAGTCGTTATGTAG
- a CDS encoding type IV pili twitching motility protein PilT, which produces MLKEVINRGASDLHITVGIPPVLRINGVLQRMDQQKLTSADTRDMVYSILTARQRETLETNLEFDLSYSVPGSARFRVNAYFQRNSVGAAFRIIPYRIKSLDELMLPLVVKEFARLPRGFVLVTGPTGQGKSTTLAAIIDLINSTREEHIITIEDPIEFLHLHKKCMVNQREVGSDTHSFASALKYALRQDPDIILVGEMRDLETIQTALTAAETGHLVFATLHTQDAPQSIDRIIDVFPTFQQAQVRLQLASTLRAIVTQQLVPTKDRRSRVPAVEIMIATSAIRNMIRDARIHQIYSAMQSGGQLRMQTMDASLAELYRAGQTTYETGLARAHNRDDFRRLVGR; this is translated from the coding sequence ATGCTCAAGGAAGTGATAAACCGCGGGGCTTCTGACCTGCATATCACGGTAGGTATCCCGCCTGTGTTGCGCATCAATGGCGTCCTGCAGCGGATGGATCAGCAAAAGCTCACGAGCGCCGACACCCGTGATATGGTTTACAGCATTCTCACGGCCCGCCAGCGGGAAACGCTGGAAACCAACCTGGAGTTCGACCTGTCGTACTCCGTGCCGGGCAGCGCCCGTTTTCGCGTAAACGCGTACTTTCAGAGGAACAGTGTCGGCGCGGCTTTCCGTATTATTCCATATCGCATCAAGTCGCTCGACGAGCTCATGCTTCCGCTGGTGGTCAAAGAGTTCGCGCGGCTTCCCAGGGGTTTTGTCCTGGTGACCGGGCCGACCGGCCAGGGCAAGTCGACCACGCTTGCCGCGATCATCGACCTCATCAATTCGACCCGTGAAGAGCACATAATCACGATCGAAGACCCTATCGAGTTTCTTCATTTGCACAAGAAGTGCATGGTCAACCAGCGCGAAGTCGGCTCGGACACACATTCGTTCGCAAGCGCCTTGAAGTATGCTTTGAGGCAGGATCCCGACATCATACTCGTCGGCGAGATGAGAGACCTCGAGACCATACAAACCGCGCTGACCGCCGCCGAGACCGGCCACCTGGTCTTTGCGACGCTTCATACGCAGGACGCCCCCCAGAGCATCGACCGTATAATCGACGTCTTTCCGACTTTTCAGCAGGCGCAGGTCAGGCTCCAGTTGGCCTCGACGCTACGGGCTATCGTGACGCAGCAACTGGTTCCCACAAAGGACAGGCGGTCCAGGGTTCCCGCGGTCGAGATTATGATAGCGACCTCCGCTATCCGCAACATGATCAGAGACGCGAGGATTCACCAGATTTACTCGGCCATGCAGTCGGGCGGCCAGCTCCGGATGCAAACCATGGACGCCTCGCTCGCGGAGCTTTACCGCGCGGGCCAGACAACTTATGAAACCGGGCTTGCGAGAGCCCACAACAGAGATGACTTCAGGCGCCTCGTCGGCCGGTAA